tgatgttcaaatggtagacatgtgcattgaagaggacacaagcgtccacaagtttttctcaaaacccacctctgtctatcaactcctactctcacctccccgtggtgaacatcgggtgcctactACATCAAATGGAGaatgggttccaaccccagtggaaagttgttgggagcaataaacgagagaggggggagaggtgtttcaacttagacacctctccttatccagacggcagcggaggaattcccgagacggaatcaacggtggcgtctacagttccagtaaggttgaactacttagtgaacaccttatagggcttcttcgacttattcggaccccaggtctataaggagcggttttatcctgctcctcatccttggagttatacttaggatctggtcCGCCAGGTGGGGGGTTGTGCCATCGGGGAgactttctggccacgtaaaaacatcttagttgcgaagcaccaacaagcctcggatacggtaggatttactgttgacaacctacgcaaacgaattaaggacaacgaacttcggatatgcacgtggaatgttaggtcccttaacagaccacgtccggtcgaagaattagcggaggccctagaccgctataaagcagacatcaccgccatccagggaATACGATGGAtgaagaggatgaaaaactgcgatatttactatgttattggagccagacttaggcacgaagtcttgagctataggtgcatcaatgagcgcctcatgaccatacgcttcaaggctgaattcggtaacattagcctgataatgaagagaaagacgacaacaccaaagatatgttcttctaGCTCTTAgtcaaaacatatgagcagtgtcctagctacgatatttaaattgtcctgggcgattttaatgccaagctatgaagggaagacatctttgttggaataatcgggaaaaacagaatgcacgacaacacttccgacaacggattcaggctcatagattttgctgcgaactttccgaggagctaacatcgactcggcccactacctcgttgtagccaaggtagcacttcgggtttccagacccaaggcaaaacagggagatgctgggagaaggtacaacgtcgaacgagatcgtcaaatccttttccgaccgagtaataagtaacctctctcgaagttctctgccgctaacacaatttatcgaaaaccatggcaacattgccaagatgcaatcagagaagccgcctctgatgtgctgggtttcaagcagtcaccaacaaggaacccctggtttgatgaggaatgtcagcaggcaaatgcagccaaacaacaggcacgcaaagtggtgcataaaaggacgagagctgctcatgagctctatgagtagAAGAGGCGAGATTAACCCCGACTtctcagaataaaaaaaagaggacatgagaagcgtgcggtcgaagatgttgttacataaacctagaaccgaggggtggaaccgcagtcaatgctgaggaaaTGGAAAGACTGTatgacggcgacgacgaaccgaatttcgctgtcaggcaggatgatgatccattcaacatagacgccgaaagccaacaatcccatcctctcgacttagacgaagtaaagattgattGGAGCGGATTGCTTCAATGCCGAgcactttaaagcagctggagataagtagctaggagcatgcaccaactcatctgcaaaatatggtcggaagaaagcatgtccgatgagtggaacctcagtattgtttgcccgatcttgaaaaaaggagaccctctacaCTGCagcaactatagaggaatcagtctacttaacatcgtctataaaatattctctgccgtaatatatgaAAGTCTtaagcctatcgtcaacaacctgataggtccttatgagtgtagttttagaccaggaaagtgcacagtcgatcaaatattcacattacggcagatcctggaaaaaacccaagaacaccaaatcgacacccaccatcttttcatcgatttcaaggccgcataagacagcatctacagggacgagctgtatagagccatgtctagttttggcatctctgacAAACTCGTCGGTTTgagcaggatgaccatggagaattcacgctgctccataaaggttggaaacaacttaacagaacctttagatgtcaaaaaaggttttagacaaggtgatgcgctgtcatgtgatttttttaacatcgtacttgcaagaatagtgcagagcttacacgttaacactaggggcactatctttcaaaagtctttccaattactagaatatgctgatgacattgatataatcggaagaactcagcgtgatgtcaatggggcttttgtgagtattgaggcagaggcgtcaaaaatggttttaacggtTAAAGAGGCCAAATCAAAGAagatgctgtcgtcaagaaagggccTGAAACACTAAAgtttcggtcaaaacgtcaccatcaacagatgaaactttgaggtagtcaaggacttcgtctacctaggctctgctatgaacccagaaaacaacaccagcgctgagatcaaacgcagaataactcttgctaaccgctgtttctttggtttaagaaagcaattgagtggtaaagacctctctcgagggaccaaagtgtccctatataagaccctcatcatttTCGTCCTGCTTTTCGTtgtagaagcatggactatgacaaaagcggatgaaagaagaggaagaccgcgaatcaggtggcgcgcacaagtggaaagtgacctcacccaacttggaacgCGAAACTGGGGACATctacctagggaccgagctagataaataagtttgttgggtgaggcactacttcacacaggactgtagcgccaccttaagtaagtaggtagGTTACgctagttaaaaaatgtttaatttcatgtcttcaatgtttttcttcatcactttattaacttcacttaatttttcaattcagaaaCTGTTATTTTGTGACAAACtctgaattttaaataagattcttcgaaaaataataattcagtgTGGTCATTTAGAACAGCTGATCTCCAGAATAAGGTTAATTTCGGTTCATTTTCcgcaatgaatattttttattcaaatcacaaaataaacgaaattCATTTGAACGAATAGATCTAGTCAATCGAATCAAAGTCCCAAAATAAGCATGAATATTTAATTCCgccaaacaaatttaagaaaatcggTTTTCCGACAACTCCTCAAACACACCTCTCAAGAATGATCCCCATCatcatttgtttgaaaaaatatagagAATCCAAATACGTTTCTATTGACTTGCTTTTGAATCTTAGCACCCTACATACTCGTAAAATAAGAAAGGTACTAAACTAAGATAATTAACTTGGATAGTTTGCCATGTCtagttttcaaaactattatggttgaatcacaaacacgcttcagcttcggctgacgtttacgagttcagcgataggaattcaatgctgaattcaaaatgtcattcaaagctaactcgaagcaggcccaccgtaacgcataCGAAGTTGAAGCttttttgtgattcagccattagcgTCTTATGTCGTTAGAGAatttggttaggttaggttgtaTAGGATGAGCCACCAATAAAGGAAGAGAAAACATCTAACTTGGATCCATTGTGCTCCCCAGGAAAGGGAAAGGATTGTGTAGAGTACGAGAAGGTTGGTGAGGATTTAGGATGATGGCGCCTCCCTGAACTATCCTTATTTATAGGAAAGTTTAAGAATGCCTGTAGGCAGCAAGGACAAGGCGTCGCACAAGTCGtcgtcaaaaaaataagttcctaatattgtattcttttgcCTACGTTTGAGCATTCACATAGAAAGTGGAAGGTATTATCCACCGTCTTCTCGTCCTCAAATCCCTTACGGGTCCAATGAGTTGTGACCCGTTAGGATACCTATTAGTAAGGACAGCTTAAGCCTACCTAGCTGCTAAAGATTAGGAAATCATCGGCGACAGATTCCTAGAAATTCTGCAAGTGTCAGGAGCTGACCGCCTGCTGTTTGCGATTTCAATGAAACTTCGGTGGATTTGTTTATTTACCTGCTTCATTGGGCAagggaaacaaatatttgttggcTTTAAATACTAACCTGGTACGTGGATACTTGGAGGACGTGTTTTCTGGTCGTTGTGGGGCCACCATTATTACTCGAAGACAAACTAGAACTTGGCCCATCTTTATCTTTTTCACATTCCGATTTTGTTCCATAGAAAACTGCATTTATATATGCCGTTCcttaaaataagaagaaaataacatcagtttttaaaaattaacaaaaaactatattaaaaaataaaaatcataccCATTTGTGGTTGTAATGTTAACTGCCGACCAGAATGTTTATctaaatagaattttttaaacgtCTCAAATGCAGTTCTCGGCGCTACTGGTATATTACAATTAGGCGTAgcagtcttgaaaaaaaaagaaataaaattccattaatttaaaaaaagtttatattagtttataggacaaaaaaaaaacttacctgtGTTGGCCAGAAACCTGTTGTTAAAATTCTAACTGTTAGCTCAACGCCCGATAACGATAATTTATGATTATTtacatagtttttaaattcatccatTATTGTGTTTGACACAGACATGTCTTTGAACATTCCTTCTAATTTAGAAGTAAATTGACACCCACATTCAGTCTAAAAgcatgaaagttaaaaaataaggacatttaaaaactctaaaaatgtAACCTTTAATTTTGATATCATATTCTTTTCGAAATCATCTGAGACTGATTTGTTTAGCAACAATCGCTTGGCTAGATGTGTCTTGTAGTAACGTTCAAAAACATCCTTTTCCAAGAGGAATCGGAAAAGTACCATTGTCTTGTCCAGTATTGTCTCGATTTCCTGTTCGGTCATCTAAAAAATCACAAAAGCTTAGATAAGTTCAAGAAAACTACAACAAAAGTTAAGTATCTTACTCCTTTgccacctttttttaatttatcatcaATGAACAGTGACAAATATTCGGGTGATTTACTATTAAGATtgagaaaatgttcaaaatccGAGGAAATCATATTCTTGAAGATCCTGTCATTGTTGAACGAATGATGCAGGAAATGGTCGAAGCGATCCTTTAGGTCGAGGAGATTTTGCACAAACGTAATCGGATTGGTGCCGTTCTCTTCTTCTTTGACAAGCAGGCGGCCCTGTTCCCGGAGGTAGGCTGATACCGTGTCGGCAATCACCTTCAAGCCCTTGTCTTTGAGGCGGGAGAATAGCTTATACGTGCATGCGAGATCGTCGGTTTTTGAGTTCTTGATCATGTACACAACACCAGAGTTCTCCATTTCCACAATGGTTCTCATGTGGTGCTTGATAAGTTCATCCTCAACAACCTTAACGATGCGTGGCTCGGTGTCCTTATCGAGATACAATGCAGCACGAGCTGATTCCTCTTGAATTCGTgcctaaaaatagaaaaaaaatccctatataaatatttatctatAAATGGTACTTTGAAACTTACCTCGACTTTTTTTATGCAAacaccagcatcattttcagcTAAATATTTTTGCGATTCTACTTTGTAGAAGGACGCAGATTGCTTTAAGAACGGTACCTCGAAATCATCCTCGTACACCGACCTCGTATTAATTCCCAGCGACATCAACATCTGGCATGCATTCTTAATGGCCAAATGGTTTATGACCTCCCCACTTCTCTCCAGCAGAACCATCCCAAGCAATGTCTCTCGCAGATGTTCCTGAATCACTGGATGTCGGACGATCTTGAGAGatgacacacacacacacaacacaaaaaatcattaaaaagtcTGCAGAAACCGTTCAATCAACCTCCAAAAAAATAACTCACCTGTTCCTTAAATATAATCAATCCCAAGTTATAGACATTTTCAACTTCTCGCTGCTGGACGAACACTCGATCCATGTACATGAGGATGTCTCGGATCATGACCATTGACGTTTGATGGTCATTCCACGCTTGATTCAGCTTTGGCAAAAAGTTGTTATGTAAACTATCCAGGACCTCGGGTCGCACCTTGTTCTCCAAATGATCCGACACCACCTCTCTCAGTCCGAAATACAATCGATTTCCGTGTTTGTGCAACACCATGGTGTAGGCATTGCGATATAGCTCCTCGAAGGACAACCCGGAGTTATTCTTCTTTTGGATTTCTTGTATGGCATTTTTAAGACTCGCCCAAATTGTCTCCACATATTTTTCGTCCATAGAAGTCtaatcaaagaaaacaaaattgacagaaaaaaaattaatcgaaCTTCAACTCAAAAACCTACTTGGAAACCAGAACTATAATGAGATATCCaaagtggaaataaaagatgAATTTCAGTGACGGAGAGAATTTTGGGGAAATCATTGCGATAGAAGgatgaacgacgacgacgaggcaATTGAGAATTTCTTAATGCTCTTTGTGTCTTTCGCATTTTGAGGGATTGGATCACTTGATGTGAATTTCTATTGAACGCCGCTGCTGATAGCCAGCCTCAGgtgttttattaacaaaacattaattttaaaaattccttaacCGCTCCTCGGTTtacttttatgatttttattttaaattatttaaaaagtttaaaatgactcgaaataaaaaataaaattgaaagcaatatttcaaaTAGAAGTTTATTAGAAAGCTGACTAGAAAAATGCGTTTACAGTGAGGAGGGTTTTTCTTCTTATGGGAAGTAAATTGTCTCAGTATTCTTTTGCGGTTCTTAAATtggacaaattttaacaaataaggtgaCTATGTtgttcttttcttgttttcaggAAATAAATCAAATCTTCCTTCCAAACTATGTAAATCATCTGTTTGACACTTTCAGGTTTTTTTCGAAGGTAACGGATAAGAACAGGTCGTGACTTTGCTAACTGGATTTTGGAGAACTTTATAGCTTGTTTCAAATAATGCAAACAAGAAAATAATGCACTTACTTTATTTTGGATTGACGAACAACAACCTGAGTTCTGGATTTGACACTTTCGTTCTTTGAATGATTTAAAGTGTCACACAGTTGGggacaaaaattaacattctGCACGGATTTAAGGCAATAGTTATATCACGCTTGAGAAACGTTAGCTGTGAAAAAGACTGTGCCATTTCACCAAGTAGGACTTTAAGCGGATTTAAACTGAATTCCTTCAAAGTTGTCATGACCCGAAAGTATAACTTAGACTGAATTTGAGGAAATCAGCCATCGGAAATTGTGCCAAAAACagcttttaaaatagttattgctaaaaattttactgaggcCATGAGAAGTTGAATTATGTTGTAATATTAAGAAGCCAtttccaaatgttttttttttaagtgaaataaatgtaaaaattctGTAAGAGTTTGGGCGCTTTTTTATCAATCCGCTCGCTTATGctacagaaacaaaattaacctttatgaaaaaaatatatgtgatgttaaatattattaaataaatacgtgtttcaaaaatttagatttttttgaaaaaagtggaaaattttgcaatttccGGCAGTCTAAAACCTTACACCGCTGTCTTGTGGTCAAAACAGAAAGGCGTTCTAATTGATCTAATCGAACGTCCTGCGATGGCATTATGGCAACAGGTCCTTTCAATTTCTCCAATGTAGATTATTCTCCATGACATAAGACCGTCGTCCACGTTTGTTAGTTGTGCTTAGTTTGCTGGCATGGCATAGATCTTCGGCAACCGTGCACTTGAAATCTGTTAGTGGCAGCCACGCCTCAGAACCATCAAGCGTTCGTCTGTACAATAGCCACGCATTCACGACTGTCATGTCGATCATGTGGAAGAATATTCtgtggtaacattttttttatctaatttgTGTTCTATAGTAGCCAAGAAGAGCTTCCAACAGATCAACTCCACCCATATGTCGATTATATGCCATGACAGCCTTTGGACATGATACAGTTTggtagctcttttcttttttgttgaagcgtTGGACTTCAGAAGACGGTTTGCTACCGACATATGTCGAAGCAAGGTTCACAATTCTGTTGTCAAACCATTGTCAATTGTCGCCAGTTTTTCTACAGTTGcacctcttcctttttttcaattccttttcgTTGGAAACTTTATAACCCGCTATCCGATTGGCTTTTATGGTTCCTAGCGGTAAAATCGCTTTCTTTGCCAAATAATTCAACAGCGGTAAGGACGTGTACcagttgtcaaaaacaaaaattgtagttgaatCCGTTGGGAATAGTTCTCGGCAGTCGAACAACAACGTTAATGGATGTACTAATTTTTGGCAAATAAAGTACAACTGTAAATGTCCTTGGGCTCCAGTATTTAGTTCAAAATCGTAACTGAACCCAGAGCTACAACTGagaataaaattttgatatcctcatttgtgtgtttttttttggtttgtattGCCGCATAGAAGATCTGCTTTTGGTTGGAATAATTTGTTCATCTACTCTCATATATTCTTCTCTAGGAACAGTAAGGAGTCTCTGCCTTGTTTGATCCTAGAATGGTCTTATTTTATGAAGGGGATCATGTCCTCGTTGTCCTTTGGGTATTTGGGTCGAGTTGGTGttgaaatttataaacatttttatttcatcgaaCCGGTTACATGCCATTACAGAGTTAATTTTTGGGTAACCTAGGCTTTCATTCCAATAAAGCCCAGTTGGTTGTAACTGTACGATGGACATGTAAAGGCATATTCCAACAAGCTGTTCAAGTTCCATTGCTGTTATATGGGACATTTTCTCTGGACGTTTTTCACAGATGTAACTGATTGTTTCTTGTTCTATATATTTCATTTTCGTCAGTAAAAGTACTTGTAGAATTGTATTGGCCTTTTTGCAAAAACCCATCCCGCCTCTGTGTTTTTTCAGATCTTGCACTTTTATTTGTACAAATCTGGGATAGAGAAATGATATCTTCTAATTTCCAATCGGATTCATCAGACTCTGGAATACATAGAGGCGGTTTACCTCGTGCTTATCATCTGATAAATCTTCGTCACTGCTGTTGTCgggaaaattttgtatagaagTATAGATACCTTTGAAAAACCGATGTGGGCCCATATCTGAATTCTGTTATTTCGCTATGAAATGAACGTATATTTCTGCATGGTGTGCCATATATTTGATCCAAACCGTTTTCTCAACTTATAAgttctttttaattcataaaatcgaaaaaattcaaattgtcaataatatttatattatttgctttgctggtaattttttttcaagcactacattttatttttatattttttatacaattttgaacaattttgagTTTATCGCACTGCAACCTTTGTGACAAGTTTGCACAAAACAACGATTTTTCTGAATATATTCATCGATTCTAAAGTTGAAATTGTGTGAATGCTCCAAGAATTAATTCAGAGCATTTAGGGACTGGAGTTATAATAAGAGTTACACGAGGTTACGAGTTACAATAAGGATACTTGAACTACTTTAAATCAGACGCGTGATAACTATGGAAGGTTAACCAtgtttttaactaatttaatctGAATTAATGTTTGTTAGAAGTAAAATTCAGTCCTCTTCTTGCATTAACACTAAAGCCACATCGTTAGAAAAGTTTATGTTTGGAAGGCACTTTAAACAAAGAATTTATATAAGTCAGAAAAAGAATAGGACCTAAGACAGATCACTATGGAACCCCTTAGTCAATACTTTACTTATCACTTTTgctatcaacaaaaattaaattttgagctCTATTCTTCAAATTTGAACTAAATCTCTATAAGCCCTCCAAATTCTGcctttttagtttggttttaatCAGATAAGGTGTCATTCAgtttcaaatgcttttaaaataataacatattATGGTTAACTCAAAACTGATGAAACGCAAAACGGTCcatttaaaatagtaaaaaatcatttttttgccaaaagtCTTTGGTGAAACTCctcagtttaagaaaaaaggcttaaaatataaaaataactggtCATCCACGGTATACCCTTGGTTTGACATTACACGACCATCCTCAAAGCTGAATTGCCAGGACATCCCTGGATGCATTCAAATATGATGTTTCGCAGCAAATATGAATTCGCAAGCTGAATAAAAaagctataaacacagacaacgacaccagcgctggaattaaacgaagaataactcttggaaatcGTGGCTTCTtcggacttagaaggcaattgagaagtaaagtccttcCTCGAGAATCTTAAAGCACcacctataagacactcatcatcccggttctcatgtacggcgctgaggcctggaccctgtcaaagaaaggtgagagcgtcttaggatgcttcgagagaaaaattcccGTGCtcatagatgaagaatggaggagaagatataacgacgaactttaTGAGCTGAACACGcccactgacctagttagcagaattaaagtccaacggtttagatggctgggtcttgtagagcgaatggacatcaattCTCCAGcacggaaggtcttcgaatccaatcccgaggcaCGGCGCAGTATAAGACCGCGACtaaggtgggtgaagacctcaaccaacttggagtgctaaactggagacagatatcaagggaccgagctggctgaagacgcatgttggttgaggcccaagtcCGCCCGGActctagcgccaccttaagtaaatagataagaaatagccagttgcattcctcctctaAAGCAATCAACCTTAATTCCCatacttctaggaatgttcatcagtttaCCACTGAGCATGATTTCGGGCGCTCTGTTAAGTATTAGGtggaaagatttttatttaagctGCACTGCACGAATGTAAAATGCTTAACGCGGACCAGAAAAAAAGGCGATAGTTGAATTTCAAGTAAAACCATTTTCCCTTGAATGGGCGACATTTGAACATCCGCTTTTACTTGTTGAGctctgttttattaaaataaaacggcaatagtcttaaaataaaaaactaatatttatgatcttttgttagtttttttgtaatcaaATGTTAGTGTGGAAAATATTGCTGCgcatttaaactttaaaggattgtttttaaaaaatgtaaatatttgcgCAAAACCttccaaaatagtttttgagatgTTGAGGAATAAACCTAGACACAATACAgtagacaaataaataaaattggtggCGCTACGCTACAGCAGAGAAGCATGTTCTAGTGGCTTCCAAATCTCAATCAATTTTGTGTCTGAGTAATGTCAGGAAAGTGTCCATCTACAGTCCAATtattcttttaatgaaaaagcgAGATGCACTCTTGGCAGATTactcagaagaagaagaaagatcCGTACAAAAATATGTGTAGGTGGCTTTGGCAGAGATTGAACTCATGCCTCCGACTAGTAGCAAGCATTTTAACCATCATGTCAATACTAGCCTTTTTCCTAAAATTACTTT
This window of the Eupeodes corollae chromosome 3, idEupCoro1.1, whole genome shotgun sequence genome carries:
- the LOC129950268 gene encoding cullin-3 isoform X1; its protein translation is MRKTQRALRNSQLPRRRRSSFYRNDFPKILSVTEIHLLFPLWISHYSSGFQTSMDEKYVETIWASLKNAIQEIQKKNNSGLSFEELYRNAYTMVLHKHGNRLYFGLREVVSDHLENKVRPEVLDSLHNNFLPKLNQAWNDHQTSMVMIRDILMYMDRVFVQQREVENVYNLGLIIFKEQIVRHPVIQEHLRETLLGMVLLERSGEVINHLAIKNACQMLMSLGINTRSVYEDDFEVPFLKQSASFYKVESQKYLAENDAGVCIKKVEARIQEESARAALYLDKDTEPRIVKVVEDELIKHHMRTIVEMENSGVVYMIKNSKTDDLACTYKLFSRLKDKGLKVIADTVSAYLREQGRLLVKEEENGTNPITFVQNLLDLKDRFDHFLHHSFNNDRIFKNMISSDFEHFLNLNSKSPEYLSLFIDDKLKKGGKGMTEQEIETILDKTMVLFRFLLEKDVFERYYKTHLAKRLLLNKSVSDDFEKNMISKLKTECGCQFTSKLEGMFKDMSVSNTIMDEFKNYVNNHKLSLSGVELTVRILTTGFWPTQTATPNCNIPVAPRTAFETFKKFYLDKHSGRQLTLQPQMGTAYINAVFYGTKSECEKDKDGPSSSLSSSNNGGPTTTRKHVLQVSTYQMCVLMLFNNRERLSYDEIQQETDIPERELIRALQSLSMGKPAQRLLVRNPKTKDIEPSNEFHINDAFISKFHRVKIQTVAAKGESEPERRETRGKVDEDRKHEIEAAIVRIMKARKRLTHNLLVSDVTSQLKSRFLPSPVFIKKRIENLIEREYLARTPEDRKVYVYLA
- the LOC129950268 gene encoding cullin-3 isoform X2, translating into MNIRGTVPKKEGKMRIRAFPTSMDEKYVETIWASLKNAIQEIQKKNNSGLSFEELYRNAYTMVLHKHGNRLYFGLREVVSDHLENKVRPEVLDSLHNNFLPKLNQAWNDHQTSMVMIRDILMYMDRVFVQQREVENVYNLGLIIFKEQIVRHPVIQEHLRETLLGMVLLERSGEVINHLAIKNACQMLMSLGINTRSVYEDDFEVPFLKQSASFYKVESQKYLAENDAGVCIKKVEARIQEESARAALYLDKDTEPRIVKVVEDELIKHHMRTIVEMENSGVVYMIKNSKTDDLACTYKLFSRLKDKGLKVIADTVSAYLREQGRLLVKEEENGTNPITFVQNLLDLKDRFDHFLHHSFNNDRIFKNMISSDFEHFLNLNSKSPEYLSLFIDDKLKKGGKGMTEQEIETILDKTMVLFRFLLEKDVFERYYKTHLAKRLLLNKSVSDDFEKNMISKLKTECGCQFTSKLEGMFKDMSVSNTIMDEFKNYVNNHKLSLSGVELTVRILTTGFWPTQTATPNCNIPVAPRTAFETFKKFYLDKHSGRQLTLQPQMGTAYINAVFYGTKSECEKDKDGPSSSLSSSNNGGPTTTRKHVLQVSTYQMCVLMLFNNRERLSYDEIQQETDIPERELIRALQSLSMGKPAQRLLVRNPKTKDIEPSNEFHINDAFISKFHRVKIQTVAAKGESEPERRETRGKVDEDRKHEIEAAIVRIMKARKRLTHNLLVSDVTSQLKSRFLPSPVFIKKRIENLIEREYLARTPEDRKVYVYLA